In the genome of Bacteroides mediterraneensis, the window CATTGAAATAGACGACCTTTTGGAGGTTTTGTTTGTAAATTAATATTTCATCTCTCTTTTCAACGAATAGTTTTACGATGAACGGATAGCGTAGTCTGAATAGTTCCAAAGTAAGGTAGTCACAAATGTCTACCTCTCCATGAAGTTTTCTGATACTGAAAACAAATTGATTGGCAATGCGTTTTATCGCTCGTATGGTTTTTATAAAACTAAAAAGATTGATCTGTAACAATGGCCTTTCATTGGTGAATTTTTCAATTTGATTGTATTCGTTGTCATTTAGTTGGCTCTTGAGGGTGAGTAAGAAAATATGTTTTAGCTGCTCTCCTGTAGCTGGTGGAAGTTCGTATTCTTCTTGTAGAATCTTATCCAAGTATTTCAGACTATGAGTTGAGTAATGTGTATTTAATGTGTCAACTACATATCTTTTGTCATAGGCTAAAATGAAGTACATGCTTGGCAGGTTGGAGGTATTGCGTACTAAACGTAGCATTTCTTCCATTTCGTTGCTGTTAAGCCGGTCTATGTCATCAATGAAAAAAATGATTTTCTTATTGATCTTTTTTATTTCGCTTTTAAGCAGAGTGTATTGTTCTGCAGTTGTTTTAGCAGAGAATGAAATAAATAGCTTTGTTAAAAACTGGATACTTCCATTATCTATGGTTGAAAGCATTTTTGCATATTGAGTTAGTCCTTTGGATAGCCTGCTGCTATAAGATTCAAGCTTATGGCTGAGTTCATCTAAAAAGATATTGGTAAGATTGGATTCTTTCCGATATATCCACGGATTGAATTTTATGATGATGACTTCAGACTTATATTTCTGAGATAAATATTCTTCCATTAGTTTCATAAATGATGTTTTACCTTCTCCCCATGAGGCTATAATACCGAATGTAAATGCTTCGTTGTCGGCATTGGTGGCTAATAATTTGTTCACTGCGTCTTTTGCATTTGTTGTACGGCCTAATAGATCTTGTTCCGCTTGGGTTATGGGTTGGTCTATATAGAAACCGTCTGTTGAGATAATTGGAGCAGGTTGTTTTTTTCTTGAAATTCCATAGTTAAGACATGTATGGATGCAGAGAAATGGAATGATATCTACGTAGCACAAAGAAGAAAAAAGTTTAAGATGGGCGGCTGTGTTAGGGTCTCTATAATACCCCCAAATGAATAAAATCAATAAAGATATGCCTACAGCTTTATTATTGAGATGTACTTCTTTTTGTCTGATGGAAACGATATGATAAACGATGATACCTAAAAATGCGATAAGGAATAAAAGAGAAGTACACCAGTCGGATGAAAATTGAGATAGAAAGGGAGCTATGATCCATTTTGAAAATAACTTTTCCCATATAGGTCTGAAACAGATGTAAAGAATCCAAAGGATGATTACGAGCCGGTTGTTGTGTAAGAAAAATAGTAGTTTGTTCATGATGATAATTATTAAGTGTTTATTTGTCCTAACAAAATTAATCTTTTTCTTTGAGAAGATGAAAAATTTTCATTAAATTGCGCTCATAATAACAATAATGACTTTATGCAAGATATAAATAGACTGAAATTGGTTCTTGTTGAAAAGAAACGTACCAATAAATGGTTGAGTGAACAGTTAGGAATCAACCCTTCAACTGTGTCTAAGTGGTGTACCAATTCTTCTCAGCCAGATTTGGAAACTTTGATAAAAATAGCATCTTTGCTTGAAGTGAATGTACAGGATTTGTTGAATACTCCCAAAGTAATGTGAAAATGGTCAAGAGGGGAAAAATGGTTAAATATGACTCTGACATAAATATTCTTGGTGGAGTACCTGATTATGCAGTAATGCTTGACTTTATTAGTGAGTATACCGGACAAAAACCTGAATCAGAGAGAGCGTTTACTTTCAGGACGCATAAAACTTTTAATCGATTTTTGGCAGCTATAAAAGAGTCCATTCTTCAGTTTGCCAATGATGATCAGAAAGATATGTTTCTTTCTGCTATCGGTTCAGATAATTTTTCTTTAAAGGAAAAGTTACTTGTCTTATTTTGGCAGCTGGTGTATGGTAACGCACTTTTTGCTAAAGTGACTAAAGACGTGTTTATGAAGGCGGTTTATCAGGGAAGATCATCTCTTTCTGCCATAGATATATTGAGTTTATTGCATTATATTAAGGAAACCGAATCCGGAGAATTGAACTGGTCGGAAGAAACGCTGAAGATAACGGCATCTAAATATCTGACAATACTCAAAAAAATGGACTTGGTAGATGGCAAAACGACCAAGGAGATATGTCATCCCATTATTACAGGACAGTTATTTGTTTATTTTGTTCGTTGGATGATCGTTACATGTCCTGAAAACCGTACTTTAGAGAATCCTTTTGCGGTTTTTAGCTTTATGGATAAGAAAACAATTATTGAGAGATTAAAAAAAGTAGAATATCTTTCCCTTTGGCAAATAAGCCAGATGGGAGAGGACGTAACCATAGATTTGATAGCACATGAATAGCACATTTCAGATAGAACATAATCGTTTGTTTGGAGAACTAAGAGAAGTGCTTAAAACAGATATAGCGCGTATCACAGGTAAAGCTAATGGGGGAAGAAGTATTCTTTTTGTTTATTCCCCTAAAGATGATGATGCTTATATTGCGTATGCAAAAGAGAATTTCAATTCAGGTACGTATTCTTTTATCGATTTAAGGTCTCTTTTTACTGAGTTTGTTTCCGAACGAGGATTAGAGCAGTTTCAAGAGAATTATAAGGAATTTGGCAATGAAGTCTTCTTTAGCGATAATTTTTATGAGGAAACTTTCTTTTGTTATGTAATGAATAGGATAGAAACTTCTTATCAATCTCATAAAATACCCGTTCTGATTCATACAGGTGCCATTTATGGGATGGGTTTCTCCAATATTAATATAATGGAGCATCAGATAGTAATGCGTGCTCAGTTACCTTTAATTGTTTTTTATCCCGCGATAATAGTTGATAAAGATACTATCAAGTTTTTGGGCAAGCAGATTGCTTCCAAGTACCGCTGTATCGTAATAAAGTAAATAAATTCTTATGAGTAAGATAAAAGATATACTCTCCATAGAATTGGAGAACGACATAAAGAATGTCATTGATTTGAATTCGCAAAATGAGGAAGATATAAAAGAGGAACTGGATGGCTTTATCCTTACAGAAAGTCTTGCCAAACATTTATCTGATTTTTTGGATGTGTTCTGTTCTGATATGAAGGAATCTGGCGTGTGGCTTAGCGGTTTTTATGGTTCCGGTAAATCTTATTTTGCGAAAATGATAGGTTTCCTGATTGCTAATCCGGTTATTAAGGGGACTTCTATGCGTGACCGGTTTATGCCTAAATTGATAGGACTCAAGAATAAGGAAATCCTGGAAAATCAGATTCGCTCATTGGATAAGACGGATTATCAGGTTACATTGTTCGACTGTGCCAAAGTGGATTCAAGTTATGGGCTTTCGTACATGGCCATGAGCCATTTCTTGTTGTCATTAGGTTTTCTGAGTAACTGGATTGGTATGATGGAATTCAATCTGATGCTTGAAAACAAATATGACAAATTCTTAGCTACAGTAAAGGAACAGAATGCAGGTAAAGATTGGCATGACATAAGGAAGAAAATGTCAGCTGTTTCAGCTCTAAAGAAAGCCATTCTTACGTTTATGGCAGAAGATGAATATGAGGAAACCCGTAAGTTGATTGATGAAAAAATTAAAACTTACGATGCTACCAAATTGAAGGATGATTTGATGCTTTATCTGGAGCTTTATCCGGAAAAGAAGATTGTGTTCTTTATTGATGAGGTCAGTGAGGCATTAAGTCAGAAAAAAATAAACTTATTGGATTTGGAAGGACTTTCAGAAGCCTTGTCTTCTCTTGGTAACAGGATATGGACAGTGGGTATTGCACAACAGGCCTTTAATGATGTGTTGAACGCATCTGGGCTGAATATTCATCAGCTTAATAAGGTGGAAGCCAGATTTAAGACCCGTATTCCTATAGCTGCAGAAGAAATTGATACAATTATTCGTAAGCGGTTGTTGGCTAAGACTGATTCTGGAAAAGAACAGTTGGAAGCTTATTATCATAAGAACAACGGTATGATTCAGGATATAACCCATATTGCAGGTGTTTCCTTGAATGTCACCAAAGATGAACACACTTACGCAGATTATTATCCGTTCTATGAACATCAGTTCAAGTTATTGCAATATTTTCTTTTCGGATCAAGAGATACCGTAACTTCTCAGATTGGTACCCGTGGTATGTTGGTTTCTGTATTTGATGTATTAAAAAAAGAAGCCATGACAGAAGC includes:
- a CDS encoding P-loop NTPase fold protein — protein: MNKLLFFLHNNRLVIILWILYICFRPIWEKLFSKWIIAPFLSQFSSDWCTSLLFLIAFLGIIVYHIVSIRQKEVHLNNKAVGISLLILFIWGYYRDPNTAAHLKLFSSLCYVDIIPFLCIHTCLNYGISRKKQPAPIISTDGFYIDQPITQAEQDLLGRTTNAKDAVNKLLATNADNEAFTFGIIASWGEGKTSFMKLMEEYLSQKYKSEVIIIKFNPWIYRKESNLTNIFLDELSHKLESYSSRLSKGLTQYAKMLSTIDNGSIQFLTKLFISFSAKTTAEQYTLLKSEIKKINKKIIFFIDDIDRLNSNEMEEMLRLVRNTSNLPSMYFILAYDKRYVVDTLNTHYSTHSLKYLDKILQEEYELPPATGEQLKHIFLLTLKSQLNDNEYNQIEKFTNERPLLQINLFSFIKTIRAIKRIANQFVFSIRKLHGEVDICDYLTLELFRLRYPFIVKLFVEKRDEILIYKQNLQKVVYFNGKNAPQEDETKNNILFKNKYFNLIEYITQHQKELYINEHDINKISEFLDSLFGEYKSCNIGSINDPTYLNRFFRFSILDSEVSEKEWSELYKLPFEEMKPTIREWTPNKYFSLTTRIQKENPKEKQDIYKLLHLSFYLERYLTNRSFIVLNL
- a CDS encoding helix-turn-helix transcriptional regulator; translated protein: MQDINRLKLVLVEKKRTNKWLSEQLGINPSTVSKWCTNSSQPDLETLIKIASLLEVNVQDLLNTPKVM
- a CDS encoding BrxA family protein, translating into MVKYDSDINILGGVPDYAVMLDFISEYTGQKPESERAFTFRTHKTFNRFLAAIKESILQFANDDQKDMFLSAIGSDNFSLKEKLLVLFWQLVYGNALFAKVTKDVFMKAVYQGRSSLSAIDILSLLHYIKETESGELNWSEETLKITASKYLTILKKMDLVDGKTTKEICHPIITGQLFVYFVRWMIVTCPENRTLENPFAVFSFMDKKTIIERLKKVEYLSLWQISQMGEDVTIDLIAHE